One Nocardioides dongkuii genomic window, GACCGTCCGCGCCCGGCTGGCCGGTATGGACGACACCCTCGAGCAGGCGGCGATGGACCTCTACGCCACCCCCGCCCAGACGTTCTGGCGGGTCACCTTCCCGCTGGTCTTCCCGGGCATCCTCGGCGCCGCGCTGCTGGCGTTCTCGCTGTCCTTCGACGACTTCATCATCACCAACCTCAACGCCGGCACCACCACGACGTTCCCGATGTACGTCTGGGGCGCCAACCAGCGCGGCGTACCCATGCAGGTCAACGCGGTCGGCACCCTGATGTTCGTCATCTCGGTCTCCATCGTCGTCCTCGGCGAGCTCGGCAACCGCCGCCGCCGCAACGCCCTCACCTGATCCGGGGTCGTACGCCGAGTCGGCGTGAGTTGTACGCCGAGTCGGCGTGAGTTGTCAGAGGTACCGGATGCGTCGGTGGGAGTCCCACGCGTCGCGCAGGACCCGCTCTGCGTCCTGGCGGTAGCCGAAGGTGTTGGTGGCGGTGAAGACCTCGATGCGCCAGCTCCGGTGGTGCCGCAGCCAGTCGCGGCGTCCGCGGTCGTGGGCACGCTGGTCGTCGGTCGAGTGGAACTCGTCGCCGTCGTACTCCCCACCGAAGAGGTCCCCGGGCAGCCCGAGGTCGATGAAGTACGACGAGCCGCAGTCCCGGACGACCTCGACCTGGGTGTGCGGGCGGGGCAGCGCGGCGTCCCACCACCGGTTGGCGAGCGCGGCCTCGCCGAAGGACTGGAAGCCGGCGTCCACCCGAGCGACGAGCTCGCGCTGGAGGACGATCCCGCGCTGCCGGGCGAATCTCCCGAGCTCGGAGCACAGCTCGGGGAGGGTGAACGAGCCCTGGGCGAGCATGCAGGACATCGTCCACAGCCGCATGTCCGGTCCGCGTTGCAGGCGGCCGCCGTCGAGGGCCGTACGGAGCGGCGTGGTCAGGACGAGACCGTGCATCTCGACGAGGTCCCGCGGCTCGACCCTCCGCTCCCCGCTCTCGGTGAGCACGTTGCGGAGGCGTCTGCCGCCGCTGGGGCGGAAGAACGAGACGGGAGGGACCCGCTCGTGAGCGCCCGGCGGCAGCGCCTTCTCGCCCGCGTGGACCCACGCGGCGGTCAGGTCGCACACGAACCCGTCGCTGGGGACGACGAGCCCGAGCGACCGGCACCTCAGCGCGAGTGAGTCGGGGGTCGCGGCGCCGACGTACACGTTGCGGATCGGGCGTCGCAGGACGTGCTGCTTGGTGAGCTGACCGAGTCGACGGTCCGAGAGTCCGGCCTCCAGGGCTTGCGCCCGGGTGAACGGCTCGTCGGGCCGGAACGGGAAGTCGTCGGGGAGCGGGATCGTCATCGGCAGGGCGTGCCCGGCCCGCCGTCCGACGTACCCGGCGGGTGCTCTGCCTGTGGACAAGGCCCCGCCGACGGCGCTCTGGGGACGACTGACCGACAGCCCGCGCCGACTCGGCGTACAACTCACGCCGAGTCGGCGTACAGCTCACGCCGACTCGGCGATTTCCTCCACAGTCAGAGGAGGGAGGAGGCCTTGTCGAGGACGGCGCGGAGGATCTGCTCGATCTCGTCGAAGTGCTCGGGGCCGCAGATGAGCGGGGGAGCGAGCTGGACGACGGGGTCGCCGCGGTCGTCGGCGCGGCAGTAGAGGCCCTCGGCGTAGAGCTGCTTGGAGACGAAGCCGAAGAGCAGGCGCTCGCACTCCTCGGCGGTGAAGGTCTCCTTGGTGGCCTTGTCCTTGACCAGCTCGATGCCGTAGAAGTACCCCTCGCCGCGGACGTCGCCGACGATCGGGAGATCCTTGAGCCGCTCGAGCGTGGACCGGAACGTCGCCTCGTTGTCGCGGACGTTCTCGAGGACCTTCTCCTCCTCGAAGACCTGCAGGTTGCGCAGCGCCACCGCGGTGGAGACGGGGTGGCCGCCGAAGGTGTAGCCGTGCGCGAACATCTCGCCCTCGGCCAGGAACGGCTCCATCAGCCGGTCGGAGGCGATCATCGCGCCGAGCGGGGCGTACCCGGAGGTGATCCCCTTGGCGCAGGTGATCATGTCGGGCTGGTAGCCGTAGCGCTCCGCGCCGAACATGTGGCCCAGGCGCCCGAAGGCGCAGATGACCTCGTCGCTGACCAGCAGCACGTCGTACTCGTCGCAGATCTCGCGGACCCGCTGGAAGTAGCCGGGGGGCGGCGGGAAGCAGCCGCCGGCGTTCTGCACCGGCTCGAGGAAGACCGCGGCGACGGTGTCGGGCCCCTCGTTCTCGATCGCGACCGCGATCTGGTCGGCGGCCCAGCGGCCGAACGCCTCCGGGTCGCTGCCGTCGAGCAGCCCGCCGGTGGACTCCGACGCGCGGTAGACGTTGGTGTTCGGCACCCGGAACGTCGAGGGCACCAGCGGCTCGAACTGCTGCTTGAGCAGCGGCAGCCCGGTGATCGACAGCGCGCCCTGGGTGGTGCCGTGGTAGGCGATCGCCCGGCTGATCACCTTGTGCTTCATCGGCTTGCCGGTGAGCTTGAAGTAGTTCTTCGCGAGCTTCCACGCGGTCTCGACGGCCTCGCCGCCGCCGCTGGTGAAGAAGACGCGGTTCAGGTCGCCCGGGGCGTACGACGCGACCTTCGCCGCCAGCTCGATCGCCGAGGGGTGCGCGTAGGACCACAGCGGCATGAACGCCAGCTCGGCCGCCTGCTTCGCGCCCGCCTCGGCCAGGTCGGTGCGCCCGTGCCCGAGCTGGGAGACGAAGAGTCCGGCGAGCCCGTCGAGGTACCGCTTGCCGGTGGAGTCGTAGATGTAGGCGCCCTCGCCGCGCACGATCACCGGGACGTCGGCGTCCTGGTAGGAGCCGTGCCGGGTGAAGTGCATCCAGAGGTGGTCCCGGGCTGCCTGCTGGAGCTGGTCGTTGTCGGCGTACATGGGTCCATGGTGCGCTGTCGAGACGGCAGGAGCAAGCGATTCCGTCGGGCGGAGGGGTGTTTCCTTGCGGATTTCGTTGTGATACTCCCCATTGCGGCGCGGGATGACTAGTGTTTCGGCCATGGCCGACCAGACCTTCCAGAACGTCGTCAACGGTGAGCTCGTCGACTCCGCCTCGGGGGAGACCTACGAGGTGATCGACCCGACCACGGGCGAGGTGTACGCCCACGCGCCGCTCTCCCGCGCCGAGGACCTCGACCGCGCGTACGCCGCGGCGGACGCCGCGTTCGAGGGCTGGGCGTACGCGACGCCCCAGGACCGCTCGAACGCGCTGCTCAAGGTCGCCGCCGCCATCGAGGAGCGGGTCGAGGAGATCAACGCGGTCGAGTGCCGCGACACCGGGAAGCCGGTGCAGGTCACGATGGCCGAGGAGATGCCCTACGCCTCGGACCACTTCAAGTTCTTCGCCGGCGCGGCCCGGCTGCTGGAGGGGCGGTCGGCGGGGGAGTACATGGCCGACCACACCTCCTGGGTACGCCGCGAGCCGATCGGCGTCGTCGGCCAGGTGACGCCGTGGAACTATCCGCTGCTGATGATGATCTGGAAGATCGCGCCGGCGCTCGCGGCCGGCAACACCGTGGTCCTCAAGCCCAGCGACACCACGCCCGCGAGCTCGACGCTGCTCGCGGAGCTGTGCCAGGAGTTCCTGCCCCCGGGCGTCCTCAACGTCGTGTGCGGCGACCGCGACACCGGTCGGGCGCTGGTCGCCCACCCGACGCCCCAGATGGTGGCGATCACCGGGTCGGTCCGCGCGGGCATGCAGGTGGCCGAGGCGGCGTCGCACGACCTGAAAAAGGTCCACCTCGAGCTCGGCGGCAAGGCGCCGGTCGTGGTCTTCGACGACGCCGACATCGCGAGCGCCGCCGAGGGCATCGCCGGCGCCGGGCTCTTCAACGCCGGCCAGGACTGCACCGCCGCGACCCGCGTCCTGGTCCAGGCCGGCATCCACGACGAGTTCGTCGCCGCGCTCGCGGAAGCCGCGAAGGGCATGCCGACCGGCATGCCCGACGACGAGGCCACCTACTACGGCCCCCTCAACAACGCCAACCAGCTCGCGCACGTCTCCGGCATGGTCGACCGGCTGCCCGACCACGCCACCGTGCAGACCGGTGGCGCCCGCCAGGGCGACCGCGGCTACTTCTACGAGCCCACCGTCCTCTCCGGGCTGCGCCAGGACGACGAGCAGGTGCAGACCGAGATCTTCGGCCCGGTGATGACCGTGCAGCGGTTCGGCGACGAGGTCGAGGCGCTGCGCTGGGCCAACGGCGTCGAGTACGGGCTGTCCTCCAGCGTCTGGACCAAGGACCACGCCCGGGCGCTGCGGATGTCGCGCCGCCTCGACTTCGGCGCGGTGTGGATCAACACCCACATCCCGTTCGTCTCCGAGATGCCGCACGGCGGCTTCAAGCACTCCGGGTACGGCAAGGACCTCTCGATGTACGGCATGGAGGACTACACCCGGATCAAGCACGTCATGAGCTACATCGGCGAGTGAGCGGCGAGGGATGAGGTGAGTGACATGCGGGTGCTGCTCGTCGGCGCCGGCGGGGTCGGCGGCGCGTTCACCGCGATCGCGGCCCGCCGCGACTTCTTCGAGACGGTCGTCGTGGCCGACTACGACCTGGCGCGGGCCGAGCGGGCCGCCGCCACCGACGAGCGGTACGTCGCGGCGCAGGTCGACGCCGAAAGTGCCGAGAACGTCGCCGCGCTGTGCCGCGAGCACCGGATCACCCACGTGATGAACGCCGTCGACCCGCTGTTCACGATGAGCGTCTTCGCCGGCGCCCTCGCGGCCGGCGCCGACTACCTCGACATGGCGATGTCGCTCTCCCGGCCGCACCCCGAGGCGCCGTACGAGCGGACCGGGGTGAAGCTCGGCGACGAGCAGTTCGCGGTCGCCGGGGACTGGGAGACGGCCGGGCGGCTGGCGCTCGTCGGCATCGGCGTCGAGCCGGGGCTCTCCGACGTGTTCGCGCGGTACGCCGCCGACCACCTGTTCAGCGAGATCGACGAGCTCGGCGTGCGCGACGGCGCCAACCTGGTCGTCACCGACGACGACGGCCACGAGGTCTTCGCGCCGTCGTTCTCGATGTGGACCACGATCGAGGAGTGCCTCAACCCGCCGGTGGTCTGGGAGGACGGCGCCTGGCACACCACCGCGCCGTTCTCGGAGCCGGAGGTCTTCGACTTCCCCGAGGGGATCGGCCCGGTCGAGTGCGTGAACGTCGAGCACGAGGAGGTGCTCCTGATGCCGCGCTGGATCGACTGCAAGCGCGCGACGTTCAAGTACGGCCTCGGCGACGAGTTCATCACCGTCCTCAAGGTGCTGCACGCCCTCGGCCTGGACCGCACCGAGAAGGTCCGGGTGAAGGGCGTCGAGGTCAGCCCGCGCGACGTGGTCGCGGCCGTGCTGCCCGACCCCGCCACCGTGGGGCCGCGGATGACCGGCAAGACCTGTGCGGGCCTGTGGGTCACCGGCACGGGCGTGGACGGCGCGCCGCGGTCGACGTACCTCTACCACGTGGTCGACAACGCGTGGTCGATGCGCGAGTACGGCCACCAGTGCGTGGTCTGGCAGACCGCGGTGAACCCGGTCGTCGCCCTGGAGCTGCTCGCGCGCGGCACCTGGTCCGGCACCGGCGTCCTGGGGCCGGAGGCCTTCGACGCGGTGCCGTTCCTCGACCTGCTCACCGAGTACGGCAGCCCCTGGGCCATCCAGGAGCGCTGAGGTCAGGAGCGCTGAGGTCAGGCGGCGAAGGAGATCTTCTGGCCGACGGCGTCGGCGACGTCCGGCGTGATCACGGTGATCCCGTGGTCGGCGGCCGCGTGGGCGGCCACCTCGGCCATCAGCAGGTCGCGGTCGGGGTTCTCGAACCGGGCGCTGCAGCCCGGCATGACGTCGCCGCAGGCGAGCTTGAACATGGGGTTCCTCTCGTGGGCGCGACCTCGGGTCGCGCGCTCTCTCAGGGCGCCAGCCCGCGCTCCGGTGCGGGGATCCGCACCCAGAGCACCGCGCTGGTGTCGTCCTGATCGGCACCCAGCGTCCCGCCATGAGCGATCACGAGGGCCCGGGCGAGATAGAGGCCGATCGTGACGCCGGTGCCGTCGTCGTTGAGGTCGAAGGGCTCGAAGAGCGCGCGCAGGACGTCGTGGTCGATGGGGTCGGCGTCGCGCACCACCCGCACCTCCACCCACGGACCGCGGTGGGCGACCTCCAGCCGGCGCGAGCGTGGCTCGGGCCGGAGCGCGGCCGCCTGCCAGAGGTCGCGCAGCACCAGCCCGAAGAGCTCGGGGTCGACGTCCACCTCGACGTCCGGGCCCTCGCCGGCCACCCCCGCGAGGCCGTCGAGCGCCGCCACCAGGTCGCCGACCCGGACGGTCTCCCGCGCCGGGACGATCCGTCCGAGCGAGGCGGTGGCGAGCAGCTGGACGTCGCGCACCCGCGCCGCCAGCCGGTCCAGCGCGTCCTGGAGGCGGCCGACCGTGCGCTCCAGCGCGGACGGCGGCAGGTCGCCCTCGGCGAGCACGGCCAGCCAGCCCTGCGCCACGGTGAGCGGGGTGCGCAGCTCGTGGGCGAACGCGGCCAGGAACCGGTCCCGCTGGGCAGCGGTCTCGGGGTCCGGCCGGTTGGTGACCTGGGCGGTCCCCGCGTCGACGAACGCGCGGACCCAGCGGTGCAGCAGCGCCGGCTCGACCGCCCACTGCAGGGCGACCTCGGCGACCGAGCGGCCGCCGAGCACCTCCAGCACCGCCGCCACCCGGGGGTCGACCTCGTCGGTCCGCCCGCCGGGGAGCAGCGTGGGCAGCACCGTGGGCCGGTCGCGCGCTTCGTCCATGCCGGTGAGGGTAGGGGGCGTCCCCAGGGCCCTCAGACCAGGTCGGTGGCGTCGAAGACCCAGCTGGTGTCGGCGGTCCCCAGGCTCTCGACCCAGGCCGCCGGGGCGGCGTTCATGATCGCGCCGTAGTCCCAGTAGTCCTTCCAGAGGCAGACCCGGCCCTCGCGCACCCGGTGGACGGTGGCGAAGGGCAGGGTGAAGACCTCGCCGGAGGAGAAGGTCCAGGTCTCGGAGTGCTCGTACATCACGTGCTCGCCGTCGGCGACCAGCACGCCGTCGTGGTTCTCGTACGCCGCGAGCCCGCCCCAGCCGACCCGCAGCCGCTTGGCGATGTCGGCCGGCCCGCGTGCGGAGAGCGCGGGCCCGAGGGGCATGTCCATGTAGAGGCAGTCGTCGGTGACCCAGTCGGCGATGCCGTCGTAGTCGCGCGCCGACAGGGTCTGCCACAACCCCCGCACGGCCTCCTCGGAGGAGCGGGTCACGAGGCCAGCTCGGTGGTGCGGGCCTGCGGGGCGAGCGGCTCGCGGGTCTGCTCCCCGGAGCGCAGGAACCGGCCGGTGCGCTCGCGGCCGAGCACCTCGGTCGCCTCCCCGTCGCGCCACACCGCGCGGCCGCCGACCATCACCAGCGGCACGGTGGCGTCGTTGCGGTTGACCATCCGCGAGAGCCCGTCGTACTGGTCGACGGGGGCCTCGGCGTACTCCTCGAGCGTGGCGTCGAGGTGCTCGGGGTCGACCACCAGCAGGTCGGCGCGGTCGCCGACGCGGAGGTGGCCCGCGTCCAGGCCGTACCAGTCGGCGAGCTCGCCGGTCAGGCGGTGCACGGCGTGCTCGACGGTCATGAACGGCGTCCCGGCCTTCTCGGCGTCGGTGACGTGCCGGAGCAGGCGCAGCCCGAAGTTGTAGAAGGCCATGTTGCGCAGGTGCGCGCCGGCGTCGGAGAAGCCCATCTGGACGCCGGGCTCGCGGGCGATCTTCTTGAGCACCTCGGGGCGGTGGTTGGAGATCGTGGTGCGCCACCGGATGTCGGTGCCGTGCTCGAGGACCAGGTCGAGGAAGGCGTCGACGGGGTGCGCCCCGCCGCGCTCCTGGCCGACCTGGCCGAAGGACTTGCCGACGACCGAGGCGTCGGGGCAGGCGACGATCTCGGCGTCGAAGAAGTCGCGGTGCCACACGCGCGGGCCGTACTTGCTCTCGTAGTCCTTGCGGAACCGTGCGCGGTACGCCGGGTCGCGCATCAGCTCGTCGCGGGCGAGCTTCTCCTGCAGGTGCAGTGCGGAGGCGCCGGCGCCGAACTCCTCGAAGATGACCAGGTCGATGCCGTCGGCGTACACCTCGAACGGCACCGGCAGGTGCTGCCAGCGGAAGTCGCCGCCGAGCCGGTTGACCACGGCGGCCATCCCGCGCAGCAGGTGGATCACGAACGGGATCGCCTTGATGTCGGCGGCGGAGAGCAGGCTGGTCTTGAGCGGCCGGCCGAACAGGCCGATGGACCCGAACGCCTGGGTGACCACGGTTTGCGGCTGGCCGACGTCGGGGCCGGCCTGGAGCACGCGTCCGCGGCGGCGGAGGATCCGGCGCAGGCCGCGCATCTCCTTGCCCGAGGCGTACGTCGAGGGCAGCGTCCGCGAGCGGCACAGGTCGCCGTCGAGCTTGTCGAAGAGCAGCTGCTGGGCCGAGAGGCCGACGAAGCCGGCGTCGAGGGCCTCGGTGAGCATCCGCTCCATCGTGGCCTGCTCGGCGCGGCTCGGGCGGACGTCGTCGCGGGTGGCGCGGTCCAGGCCCATGGTCGCGGTGCGCATGTCGGAGTGGCCGATGAACGCCGCGAGGTTGGGGCCGAGCGGCAGCGACTCGAGCGCGGCGACGTACTCGCTCGCGGTGCGCCAGGTGCGGTGCTTGTCGACCGCGCGGATCACGTGCCGGCGGGGGATCGCCTCCACCCGGCCGAACAGGTCGCCCGCGTCGACGCCGCCGACGTGGACCGTCGAGAGCGAGCAGGACCCGAGCATGATCGTGGTGACGCCGTGCCGCAGGGACTCGGTGAGCGCCGGCCCGTCGAGCACCTCCACGTCGTAGTGCGTGTGGATGTCGACCAGGCCCGGGAGCACCCAGCGGCCGCCGGCGTCGACGACGTCGGGGCACCCGGTCTCGTCCAGTGGCTCGGCGGAGACCGCCGCGACCCGGCCGTCGCGGATGCCGAGGTGACGCACCGCCGGCGCGGCGCCGCTCCCGTCGTAGAGCAGGCCGTCGCGGACGATGGTGTCATAGGTCACAAGGGCATCGAACCGCGCCAGTTGACACGCGTCAAGCAAAACGGCGCAATGCGCGCTCAGGCGGTCGCGGCGAAGGCCTCCGCCACCACGTCGAACGCCTCGTCGAGCAGCGCGTCGGAGATCGACAGCGGCGGCAGGAACCGGAAGACGTTGCCCCAGGTGCCGCAGGTGAGGGTCACGACGCCCTGCTGGTGGCAGTACGCCGAGACCGCGGCGGTGCGGACCGGGTCGGGGTCGAGCGTGCCGGGGTGGCACAGCTCGATCGCCATCATCGCGCCGCGGCCGCGGAGGTCGCCGATCACCGGGTGCTCGGCCTGCAGCTTCTCCAGTCGCGACCGCATCAGCTCGCCGACGGCCCGCGCCCGGCCGGGGAGGTCCTGGCCGCGCATCTCCTCGATCGCGCCGAGGGCGGCGGCACAGGCGATCGGGTTGCCGCCGTAGGTGCCGCCGAGCCCGCCGACGTGCACGGAGTCCATCAGGTCCGCGCGGCCGGTGACCCCCGCGAGCGGCAGGCCGCCCGCGATCCCCTTGGCGGTGGTGACCAGGTCGGGGACGACGCCCTCGTCGTCGCACGCGAACCAGTCGCCGGTGCGGCAGAAGCCGGACTGGATCTCGTCGGCGACCAGGACGACGTCGTTCGTGCGGCACCACGCGGCGAGCGCGGGCAGGAACCCGGGCGCCGGGACGACGAACCCGCCCTCGCCGAGGACCGGTTCGATGACGACGCAGGCCACGTTGGTCGCGCCGACCTGCTTCTCGATGACGTCGATCGCGCGCGCCGCGGCCTCCTCGCCGGAGAGCCCGTCGCGGAACGGGTAGGACATCGGGGCGCGGTAGACCTCGCCGGCGAACGGCCCGAAGCCGTGCTTGTAGGGCATGTTCTTGGCCGTCATCGCCATCGTGAGGTTGGTGCGGCCGTGGTAGGCGTGGTCGAAGACCACGACCGCGTCACGGCCGGTCGCGACGCGCGCGATCTTGACGGCGTTCTCGACCGCCTCGGCGCCGGAGTTGAACAGCGCGCTCTTCTTCGCGTGGTCGCCGGGCGTGAGCTCGGCGAGCTGCTCGCAGACGTCGACGTACCCGTCGTACGGCGTGACCATGAAGCAGGTGTGGGTGAACGCGGCCGCCTGCTCGGTGACCCGGCGGACCACCTCGGTGGAGCTGTTGCCGACCGTGGTGACCGCGATGCCCGAGCCGAGGTCGATCAGCGAGTTGCCGTCGACGTCGAGCAGCACGCCGCCGCCGGCCGCGACCACGAAGACCGGCAGGGTGGTGCCGACGCCGTCGGCGACGTGGGCCTTCTTGCGCTCCAGCCGCGCGAGCGAGGCGGGGCCGGGGATCGCGGTGACGAGCCGGCGCTCCTGCGGGAGAGCCGGGCCGCCGGTGGCGGGGATCGAGGTCATGGGGTCAGCGTAGGCGGAACCGGGGACGCCTCTGGGACGATGGGGCGGTGACCCCACGCGACGTCGTCGTCCTCGGCTCCACCGGCTCGATCGGCACCCAGGCCCTCGACCTGGTCCGGCGCAACCCCGACCGGTTCCGGGTGGTCGGGCTGACCGCCGGCGGGTCGAACCCTGACCTGTTCCGGCAGCAGGTCGAGGAGTTCGCGCCGGCGTACGCCGGCCTGGGGGAGGAGGCCTCCGTCGAGGCCGCCGCCCACCCCTGCGACGTCGTCCTCAACGGCATCACCGGGGCGGTCGGCCTGCGCCCGACGCTCGCCGCGCTGGACGCCGGCACCACGCTCGCGCTCGCCAACAAGGAGTCGCTGATCATGGGCGGCCCGCTGGTGCTGGAGCGGGCGAAGCCGGGCCAGATCGTCCCCGTCGACTCCGAGCACTCCGCGCTGGCGCAGTGCCTGCGGGGCGGCGCGCCGGAGGAGGTTCGACGGCTGGTGCTCACCGCCAGTGGCGGCCCGTTCCGCGGCCGCACCCGGGAGGAGCTGGCGGAGGTGACGCCCGAGCAGGCGATGAACCACCCGACCTGGGACATGGGGCCGGTCATCACGATCAACTCCGCGACGCTGGTCAACAAGGGGCTGGAGGTGATCGAGGCGCACCTGCTCTTCGGGATCCCCTTCGACCGGATCGAGGTCGTCGTCCACCCGACGAGCGTCGTGCACTCGATGGTGGAGTTCGTCGACGGCTCGACGCTCGTCCAGGCCAGCCCCCCGACGATGCTCATCCCGATCGCGCTCGGCCTCGCGTGGCCCGAACGGGTGCCGGACGCGGCCCCGCCGGTCGACTGGACCCGCCCGGAGACCTGGGAGTTCCACCCGCTCGACAACGAGGCGTTCCCCGCGGTCGCGCTGGCGCGTGCCGCCGGCGAGGCCGGGAGCACGGCGCCGGCCGTCTACAACGCCGCGAACGAGGTGTGCGTCACAGCGTTCCGCGCCGGGCGGCTCAGGTTCACCGAGATCGTGCCGACGATCCGTACGGTGCTCGACGTTCTCGACGTACCCTCGACGAGAGGGCTCACCGTCGACGACGTCGTCGCCGCGGACGGCTGGGCCCGTGCCGAGGCGACGCGACTGATCGGAGGTCCTGCATGAGCGCGCTGTTCTACCTGCTCGGGGTGGTGATCTTCGTGGTCGCCATCCTGGCCTCGATCGGCCTGCACGAGCTCGGCCACATGATCCCCGCGAAGAAGTTCGGCGGGAAGGTCACCCAGTACTTCATCGGCTTCGGCCCCACCGTGTGGAGCAAGCAGGTCGGCGAGACCGAGTACGGCGTCAAGGCGATCCCGCTCGGCGGCTACGTCAAGATCGTCGGGATGCTCCCGCCGGGCGCCGACCAGCTCGCCGACGAGGTCACCGTCGACGAGCACGGCAACCAGGTCACCCGGGTGCGCAAGTCCAACACCGGCATGTTCACCCAGCTGATCTCCGACGCCCGGGCCGCCGAGTGGGAGCTCGTCGGGCCCGAGGACCACGACCGGCTCTTCTACCGGATGCCGTCCTGGAAGAAGATCGTCGTGATGGCCGGCGGGCCCACCGTCAACCTGCTGATCGCGTTCTTCCTCTTCCTCATCGTCTTCTCCACGTACGGCGAGCGCACCGTCGAGGTCGACTCCGGCGCGCCCGTCCTCGAGCAGGTCTCGCGCTGCGTGCTCCCGTTCGAGGACGAGGGACGCGAGTGCACCGCCGCCGACCCGCCCTCCCCGGCCGTCGAGGCCGGGCTGCGCCCCGGCGACACGATCACCACGTTCAACGGCGTCGCGATCACCGACTGGGACCAGCTGCGCGACCTGATCCGCGGCAACGCCGACGGCGAGGCCGTCATCGGCTACGAGCGCGACGGCCAGGCCCTCTCGGGCACCACGAGCACCACCGTCGAGACCCGTCCCGACGACGACCCCGACCAGACGCTGCGCGAGGTCGGCTTCCTCGGCGTCGTCCCGACCTCCCACGTCGAGGTGACCACGGGCGGCCCGCTGTTCACCCTCGACCGGATGGGCACGATGACCGTCGAGACGGTCAAGGCGCTGGCCACCCTGCCGGTGAAGGTCTGGGACGTCGGGCGGGCGATCGTCGGCCTGGAGGAGCGCGCGGCCGACAGCCCGGTCAGCATCGTCGGCGGCGGCCGGCTCGCCGGCGAGACGGTCTCCCACGAGGAGTTCCCGGTCGTCGAGAAGACCGTGTTCCTGGTGATGCTGATCGCCGGCTTCAACTTCTTCATCGGGATGTTCAACTTCATCCCGCTGCTGCCGCTCGACGGCGGCCACATCGCCAGCGCCGCGTGGGAGGCGATCCGGCGCCGGATCGCCCGGCTGCGCCGTCGTCCCGACCCCGGGTACGTCGACGCCGCCAAGCTGCTCCCGGTCGCCTACGTCGTCGCCTCGGCGATGCTGGTGATGGGTCTGGTGCTGATCGTCGGCGACCTCGTCGTACCCCTGCACCTCGAGGGCTGAGCGCGCCGTCTCACGGTCGAGTTGGGCAGGACTCACCCTCGAGTTGGGCTCTCCTCACCCCCGTGCCGTGAGGAACCCCCGATTCGACCGTGAGGTAGGCCCAACTCGACCACGGGCCCGCCCGCCGCCGAATCGGGCGCGCACCGACCCGCCGGTAGCCTGGGACCCATGACCGCCATCAGCCTCGGCATGCCCGCGGCGCCCCCGCCGGTGCTCGCGCCGCGCCGCCCGACCCGTCAGATCCAGGTCGGCAAGGTCGGGGTCGGCAGCGACCACCCGGTCTCGGTGCAGTCGATGACGACGACGCTCACCTCCGACGTCAACGCCACCCTGCAGCAGATCGCCGAGCTGACCGCGTCCGGCTGCGACATCGTGCGCGTCGCGTGCCCGAGCCAGGACGACGCCGAGGCGCTGCCCGCCATCGCGCGCAAGAGCCAGATCCCGGTCATCGCCGACATCCACTTCCAGCCCAAGTACGTCTTCGCCGCGATCGAGGCGG contains:
- a CDS encoding type IV toxin-antitoxin system AbiEi family antitoxin domain-containing protein; its protein translation is MTIPLPDDFPFRPDEPFTRAQALEAGLSDRRLGQLTKQHVLRRPIRNVYVGAATPDSLALRCRSLGLVVPSDGFVCDLTAAWVHAGEKALPPGAHERVPPVSFFRPSGGRRLRNVLTESGERRVEPRDLVEMHGLVLTTPLRTALDGGRLQRGPDMRLWTMSCMLAQGSFTLPELCSELGRFARQRGIVLQRELVARVDAGFQSFGEAALANRWWDAALPRPHTQVEVVRDCGSSYFIDLGLPGDLFGGEYDGDEFHSTDDQRAHDRGRRDWLRHHRSWRIEVFTATNTFGYRQDAERVLRDAWDSHRRIRYL
- a CDS encoding aspartate aminotransferase family protein; amino-acid sequence: MYADNDQLQQAARDHLWMHFTRHGSYQDADVPVIVRGEGAYIYDSTGKRYLDGLAGLFVSQLGHGRTDLAEAGAKQAAELAFMPLWSYAHPSAIELAAKVASYAPGDLNRVFFTSGGGEAVETAWKLAKNYFKLTGKPMKHKVISRAIAYHGTTQGALSITGLPLLKQQFEPLVPSTFRVPNTNVYRASESTGGLLDGSDPEAFGRWAADQIAVAIENEGPDTVAAVFLEPVQNAGGCFPPPPGYFQRVREICDEYDVLLVSDEVICAFGRLGHMFGAERYGYQPDMITCAKGITSGYAPLGAMIASDRLMEPFLAEGEMFAHGYTFGGHPVSTAVALRNLQVFEEEKVLENVRDNEATFRSTLERLKDLPIVGDVRGEGYFYGIELVKDKATKETFTAEECERLLFGFVSKQLYAEGLYCRADDRGDPVVQLAPPLICGPEHFDEIEQILRAVLDKASSLL
- a CDS encoding gamma-aminobutyraldehyde dehydrogenase, with the protein product MADQTFQNVVNGELVDSASGETYEVIDPTTGEVYAHAPLSRAEDLDRAYAAADAAFEGWAYATPQDRSNALLKVAAAIEERVEEINAVECRDTGKPVQVTMAEEMPYASDHFKFFAGAARLLEGRSAGEYMADHTSWVRREPIGVVGQVTPWNYPLLMMIWKIAPALAAGNTVVLKPSDTTPASSTLLAELCQEFLPPGVLNVVCGDRDTGRALVAHPTPQMVAITGSVRAGMQVAEAASHDLKKVHLELGGKAPVVVFDDADIASAAEGIAGAGLFNAGQDCTAATRVLVQAGIHDEFVAALAEAAKGMPTGMPDDEATYYGPLNNANQLAHVSGMVDRLPDHATVQTGGARQGDRGYFYEPTVLSGLRQDDEQVQTEIFGPVMTVQRFGDEVEALRWANGVEYGLSSSVWTKDHARALRMSRRLDFGAVWINTHIPFVSEMPHGGFKHSGYGKDLSMYGMEDYTRIKHVMSYIGE
- a CDS encoding saccharopine dehydrogenase family protein, whose amino-acid sequence is MRVLLVGAGGVGGAFTAIAARRDFFETVVVADYDLARAERAAATDERYVAAQVDAESAENVAALCREHRITHVMNAVDPLFTMSVFAGALAAGADYLDMAMSLSRPHPEAPYERTGVKLGDEQFAVAGDWETAGRLALVGIGVEPGLSDVFARYAADHLFSEIDELGVRDGANLVVTDDDGHEVFAPSFSMWTTIEECLNPPVVWEDGAWHTTAPFSEPEVFDFPEGIGPVECVNVEHEEVLLMPRWIDCKRATFKYGLGDEFITVLKVLHALGLDRTEKVRVKGVEVSPRDVVAAVLPDPATVGPRMTGKTCAGLWVTGTGVDGAPRSTYLYHVVDNAWSMREYGHQCVVWQTAVNPVVALELLARGTWSGTGVLGPEAFDAVPFLDLLTEYGSPWAIQER
- a CDS encoding DUF1059 domain-containing protein, encoding MFKLACGDVMPGCSARFENPDRDLLMAEVAAHAAADHGITVITPDVADAVGQKISFAA
- a CDS encoding sensor histidine kinase, whose protein sequence is MDEARDRPTVLPTLLPGGRTDEVDPRVAAVLEVLGGRSVAEVALQWAVEPALLHRWVRAFVDAGTAQVTNRPDPETAAQRDRFLAAFAHELRTPLTVAQGWLAVLAEGDLPPSALERTVGRLQDALDRLAARVRDVQLLATASLGRIVPARETVRVGDLVAALDGLAGVAGEGPDVEVDVDPELFGLVLRDLWQAAALRPEPRSRRLEVAHRGPWVEVRVVRDADPIDHDVLRALFEPFDLNDDGTGVTIGLYLARALVIAHGGTLGADQDDTSAVLWVRIPAPERGLAP
- a CDS encoding nuclear transport factor 2 family protein — protein: MTRSSEEAVRGLWQTLSARDYDGIADWVTDDCLYMDMPLGPALSARGPADIAKRLRVGWGGLAAYENHDGVLVADGEHVMYEHSETWTFSSGEVFTLPFATVHRVREGRVCLWKDYWDYGAIMNAAPAAWVESLGTADTSWVFDATDLV